In one Winogradskyella sp. MH6 genomic region, the following are encoded:
- a CDS encoding hydroxymethylglutaryl-CoA reductase, degradative: protein MNKLMPNAISGFSKLSKSEKIEWLLETYFSDKENARTLIHQYWNTDEKLQKLHDEFIENTITNYYLPLGVAPNFSINNKLYTIPMAIEESSVVAAASKSAKFWLDRGGFKTEVISTEKIGQVHFTFDGDFEALQAFFKNIKPKLFEDTKAITKNMERRGGGILDIELRNKSEELEHYYQLHATFETLDAMGANFINSCLEQFAKTFIQEAEKQLDGEIEIVMSILSNYVPNCLVKVEVSCPIEDLKSKDISNPTLFAQKFKQAVNIAEVEPYRAVTHNKGIMNGIDAVVLATGNDFRAVEAGVHAYASKGGRYTSLTHCSIEDNIFKFWIEIPLALGTVGGLTSLHPLVKFALEMLENPSAKDLMQIVAVAGLAQNFAAVKSLTTTGIQEGHMKMHLLNILNQFEATAEEKEKIVEHFKTNVVTHSAVVEAIENLRG from the coding sequence ATCAACAAACTTATGCCCAACGCTATTTCTGGCTTTTCTAAACTTTCTAAATCTGAAAAGATTGAATGGCTTTTAGAGACTTATTTTTCTGATAAAGAAAACGCACGAACTCTGATACATCAATATTGGAATACAGACGAAAAGCTACAGAAACTACACGACGAGTTTATAGAAAACACTATTACCAATTATTATTTACCACTTGGAGTTGCTCCAAATTTTTCAATAAACAACAAGCTTTACACCATTCCTATGGCTATTGAAGAAAGCTCTGTTGTTGCGGCCGCAAGTAAATCTGCAAAATTTTGGCTAGATAGAGGCGGTTTTAAAACTGAAGTTATTTCAACGGAAAAAATAGGTCAGGTACATTTTACCTTTGATGGTGACTTTGAGGCTTTACAAGCTTTTTTTAAAAACATAAAACCAAAACTTTTTGAAGACACCAAAGCCATTACCAAGAACATGGAGCGTCGTGGTGGAGGTATTTTGGATATTGAACTTAGAAATAAATCTGAAGAATTAGAGCACTACTACCAACTGCATGCTACATTTGAAACGCTAGATGCCATGGGTGCCAATTTTATAAATTCTTGTTTAGAGCAGTTTGCCAAAACCTTTATACAAGAAGCTGAAAAGCAATTAGATGGTGAGATCGAAATTGTAATGAGTATTCTTTCTAACTACGTTCCTAATTGTTTAGTAAAAGTTGAGGTTTCTTGCCCTATTGAAGACTTAAAAAGTAAGGATATTTCTAATCCGACACTATTTGCTCAAAAATTTAAACAAGCAGTTAACATTGCAGAAGTAGAACCATACCGAGCTGTAACTCACAACAAAGGGATTATGAATGGTATTGATGCCGTGGTTTTAGCAACAGGAAATGATTTTAGAGCTGTTGAAGCTGGCGTGCACGCTTACGCTTCAAAAGGTGGAAGATATACAAGTTTAACCCATTGTTCTATTGAAGATAATATCTTTAAATTTTGGATTGAAATTCCATTAGCTTTGGGTACTGTTGGCGGTTTAACAAGCTTACACCCATTGGTAAAGTTTGCGCTAGAAATGCTAGAAAACCCATCAGCAAAGGATTTAATGCAAATTGTAGCTGTGGCAGGATTAGCTCAAAACTTTGCTGCTGTGAAGTCCTTAACAACAACTGGTATTCAAGAAGGGCACATGAAAATGCACCTATTAAATATTTTAAATCAGTTTGAAGCAACTGCTGAAGAGAAAGAAAAAATAGTAGAACATTTTAAAACCAATGTGGTAACACATAGTGCTGTTGTTGAAGCTATTGAAAACCTAAGAGGTTAA
- a CDS encoding GYDIA family GHMP kinase: MKTFRSNGKLLVTAEYVVLDGAKALAIPTKHGQILTAEESNSNTVVWKSYDEYGKVWYKGHFIFDNGEILKQVQDDNAITNRLKNILSAARTLNPEFLANSKGHRVSTYLDFNREWGLGTSSTLINNIAQWANVDAYKLLEKTFGGSGYDIACAQHNTPITFQLNTKNQPLVNSVRFNPIFKDHLYFVYLNQKQNSRDGIKAYRSLNKVSDTIINDINAITEAIVEVSSLSAFEHLITEHENIIGKLLNQTPIKSRAFSDYNGAIKSLGAWGGDFVLVTSENDPTDYFKSKGLDTIIPYSKIVLN, from the coding sequence ATGAAAACTTTTAGAAGCAACGGAAAATTATTGGTCACAGCAGAATACGTTGTATTAGATGGTGCAAAGGCTCTAGCCATTCCCACTAAACATGGACAAATCTTAACTGCTGAAGAAAGCAATAGCAATACTGTTGTTTGGAAAAGTTATGATGAATACGGAAAGGTTTGGTATAAAGGTCATTTTATTTTTGATAACGGCGAGATTCTGAAACAAGTTCAGGATGATAATGCAATTACCAACAGACTCAAAAATATTCTAAGCGCTGCTCGTACTTTAAACCCTGAATTCTTGGCAAATTCTAAAGGACATAGAGTTTCAACCTACTTAGATTTTAACAGAGAATGGGGATTAGGCACATCTTCTACACTTATAAATAATATTGCGCAATGGGCAAATGTTGATGCTTATAAGCTTTTAGAAAAAACATTTGGAGGCAGTGGTTATGATATTGCTTGTGCACAACACAATACTCCGATAACCTTTCAGTTGAACACAAAAAATCAACCTTTAGTTAATTCAGTAAGATTTAATCCTATTTTTAAAGATCATCTATATTTTGTTTACCTCAATCAGAAACAAAACAGTAGAGATGGTATTAAAGCTTATAGATCCTTAAACAAAGTCAGTGATACTATTATTAATGATATTAATGCCATAACCGAAGCTATTGTAGAAGTTTCTTCACTAAGTGCTTTTGAACACTTAATAACTGAGCATGAAAATATTATTGGCAAGCTTTTAAATCAAACACCTATCAAATCCAGGGCATTTAGTGATTACAATGGAGCTATTAAAAGTCTTGGTGCTTGGGGAGGTGATTTTGTTTTGGTCACTTCTGAAAACGACCCGACCGACTATTTTAAGTCTAAAGGTTTGGATACTATAATTCCTTATTCTAAAATAGTATTAAATTAA
- a CDS encoding peptidylprolyl isomerase: protein MAILNKIRQRSLILILVIALALFAFVIQGVIDNPNAFSNSQGVVATVNGTDIDVTDFQKKVKNYQDGVGGNISSTQAKNAIYNQEVRKIILDAEYESLGLSVEKDEMRDLLKNSFQSNPEFQDENGNFDVNRLNAFISNLKDISPDSAPLLYAGRTININYDSWTNNEQSIAANSLQQTYYNMIKAGVNTTIAEAKDEYMADAKNVDIRFVQIPYTTIADSLVEVSKSDIKAYMKEREDKFKVDASREVVYVEFKEEASKADEDAIKAALIKLKSDRAEYNDSSGNTDTIPGFDSVKNVAEFINSNSDIKYNDAFVTAAQIPAVAKDSLMKLEVGEYYGPYRDGEFFKLSKMIAKEQLPDSVKTRHILIPFLGAASAGPDVTLTREQANKQVDSLYNILKTDKSKFDDFVTEYSTDQGSVDNGGRYDWFPYNRMVAPFRDFSFNGKTGDMGVVETAYGFHIIEIEGQKGEADVYKLATLARKIEPSQETLDDVYNRATKFEIAAKDADFNALAKERELTVKPITLKELDENIPGLGSQRELVRWFFEENREEGDFKSFSVSGYGFIVAKLVEKNEAGLMSVEDASVTVLPEIRKEKKAKMIREKIKATSVDEIAKNQGQSPKTAAALTLKNTTLAGAGVEPKVIGAAFGLEQGKTSKPINGEKGVYVIEVTKVTEATELDNYTSIVNRLNATRRGAVQGKVYQALEKAADIEDNRAKTVF, encoded by the coding sequence ATGGCAATTTTAAATAAAATTAGACAGCGTTCACTAATCTTAATATTAGTAATAGCATTAGCATTATTTGCTTTCGTTATTCAGGGTGTAATTGACAACCCGAATGCGTTTTCAAATTCCCAAGGTGTTGTAGCAACAGTTAACGGTACAGATATCGATGTAACTGATTTTCAGAAAAAAGTAAAGAATTACCAAGATGGGGTTGGTGGAAACATATCTTCAACTCAAGCAAAAAATGCAATTTATAATCAAGAGGTGCGTAAGATCATTTTAGATGCAGAATACGAATCACTTGGTTTGTCTGTTGAAAAAGATGAAATGCGCGATTTACTTAAGAACAGTTTTCAATCTAACCCAGAATTTCAAGATGAAAACGGAAACTTTGATGTAAATCGTCTTAATGCTTTTATTAGTAACCTTAAAGATATTAGTCCAGATTCTGCACCGCTTTTGTATGCAGGACGAACTATTAACATTAACTATGATAGCTGGACAAATAACGAACAATCTATTGCGGCTAATTCACTTCAGCAAACATATTATAATATGATTAAAGCTGGTGTTAACACTACAATCGCTGAAGCAAAAGATGAGTACATGGCAGACGCTAAAAATGTAGATATTCGTTTTGTGCAAATTCCTTACACAACTATTGCAGATAGTTTAGTAGAGGTCTCAAAATCTGATATTAAAGCCTACATGAAAGAGCGTGAAGATAAGTTTAAAGTAGATGCAAGTAGAGAAGTCGTTTATGTAGAGTTTAAGGAAGAAGCTTCTAAAGCAGATGAGGATGCTATTAAAGCTGCACTTATAAAATTAAAGAGCGACAGAGCTGAGTATAATGACAGCAGCGGAAACACAGATACAATCCCTGGTTTTGATTCTGTAAAGAATGTTGCGGAATTCATTAACTCTAATTCAGATATTAAGTACAATGATGCTTTTGTAACAGCAGCGCAAATTCCTGCAGTAGCAAAAGATAGCTTAATGAAATTGGAAGTTGGTGAATATTATGGGCCTTACAGAGATGGAGAATTCTTTAAGCTTTCTAAAATGATTGCTAAAGAGCAATTACCAGATTCTGTTAAAACTAGACATATATTAATTCCTTTCTTAGGTGCTGCATCAGCTGGACCAGACGTTACATTAACAAGAGAACAGGCAAATAAGCAAGTAGATAGTCTTTATAATATCTTGAAAACTGATAAATCTAAGTTTGATGATTTTGTTACAGAATATTCTACAGATCAAGGTAGTGTTGACAATGGTGGGCGCTATGATTGGTTTCCTTATAATAGAATGGTAGCTCCATTTAGAGATTTTTCTTTTAATGGAAAAACTGGAGATATGGGTGTTGTAGAGACTGCTTATGGTTTTCATATTATAGAAATTGAAGGCCAAAAAGGTGAGGCAGATGTATATAAACTGGCAACTTTAGCAAGAAAGATTGAACCTTCTCAAGAAACATTAGACGACGTTTATAATAGAGCTACTAAGTTTGAAATTGCTGCAAAAGATGCTGACTTTAATGCATTAGCTAAAGAGCGTGAGTTAACAGTAAAGCCAATTACACTTAAGGAATTAGACGAAAATATCCCAGGTTTAGGAAGCCAGAGAGAGCTTGTGCGTTGGTTTTTTGAAGAAAATAGAGAAGAGGGTGACTTCAAAAGTTTCTCAGTTTCTGGATATGGATTCATCGTTGCTAAATTAGTAGAGAAAAATGAAGCTGGTTTAATGAGTGTAGAAGATGCGTCTGTAACTGTTTTACCAGAGATAAGAAAGGAGAAGAAAGCTAAAATGATTCGTGAGAAGATTAAAGCAACTTCTGTAGATGAGATTGCTAAGAATCAAGGTCAAAGTCCTAAAACAGCGGCAGCTTTAACCTTAAAGAATACAACTTTAGCAGGTGCTGGTGTAGAGCCAAAAGTAATTGGTGCTGCGTTTGGTTTAGAGCAAGGCAAAACATCTAAACCTATCAATGGAGAGAAAGGTGTTTATGTTATAGAAGTGACTAAAGTAACTGAAGCAACAGAATTAGATAATTATACTTCAATTGTAAATAGATTAAACGCTACAAGACGTGGAGCTGTTCAAGGAAAAGTATATCAAGCATTAGAAAAAGCTGCTGACATAGAGGATAACAGAGCTAAAACAGTTTTCTAA
- a CDS encoding hemolysin family protein, producing the protein MTLDIVIIIVTLILSAFFSGMEIAYVSSNKIHIELEKKQEDFLGRILTKLTAKPSKYIATMLIGNNIALVIYGLKMGDVLVRWFQSMLPSDSTVLTYLFHDFQLLTQTVISTFVILITAEFLPKVFFQIYANTLMKVLALPTYIFYVFFSWVSDFVLWISDAVLKYVFKANGEDVVLAMTKVELGNYISEQMESVEDHEEVDSEIQIFQNALEFSEVKAREVMVPRTEISAVDISESIENLSQLFIETGRTKIIVYKDNIDDILGYVHAFELFKKPKNIKSIIIPVSFVPETILIKDVLNILTKKRQSIAVVIDEYGGTSGLMSVEDIVEELFGEIEDEHDTLEMTEEQIDENTYRFSARLEVDYVNETYKLNLPESETYETLGGLIVNETEGIPEKNEDVLIDNFKFTIEEVSSTKIDIVRLKILDVD; encoded by the coding sequence TCTTGGGTAGAATATTAACCAAGTTAACAGCAAAACCATCTAAATATATTGCAACGATGCTTATTGGTAACAATATTGCATTGGTAATTTATGGTCTAAAAATGGGAGATGTGCTGGTGAGATGGTTTCAGTCTATGTTGCCATCAGATAGTACGGTTTTAACGTATCTGTTTCACGATTTTCAACTCCTAACACAGACTGTGATTTCAACCTTTGTTATATTAATTACTGCAGAGTTTTTGCCAAAAGTGTTTTTTCAAATTTACGCCAATACCTTAATGAAGGTTTTGGCTTTGCCAACCTATATTTTTTATGTGTTTTTTAGCTGGGTTTCTGATTTTGTACTTTGGATTTCGGATGCTGTATTAAAATATGTTTTTAAAGCTAATGGAGAAGACGTTGTGTTAGCAATGACCAAAGTAGAGCTAGGTAATTATATTAGCGAGCAAATGGAGTCTGTTGAAGACCATGAAGAAGTTGATAGTGAAATCCAGATATTTCAAAATGCATTAGAGTTTTCTGAGGTTAAAGCTAGGGAGGTTATGGTGCCACGTACCGAAATTTCGGCTGTCGACATCTCAGAATCCATTGAGAATTTAAGTCAGCTCTTTATTGAAACCGGACGAACAAAAATTATTGTCTATAAGGATAATATAGATGATATTTTAGGATATGTGCATGCTTTTGAATTGTTTAAAAAACCGAAAAATATTAAGTCAATTATTATTCCGGTAAGTTTTGTGCCAGAAACAATATTGATTAAAGATGTTCTCAATATTTTAACAAAAAAGCGTCAGAGTATAGCTGTTGTTATTGATGAATATGGAGGTACATCTGGTCTTATGTCTGTAGAAGATATTGTTGAAGAATTGTTTGGAGAAATAGAGGATGAGCATGATACACTAGAAATGACAGAAGAACAAATAGATGAAAATACCTATAGATTCTCTGCAAGGTTAGAGGTGGATTATGTCAACGAAACATACAAACTAAATCTTCCAGAAAGTGAAACCTATGAAACCTTAGGAGGGTTAATTGTTAATGAGACCGAAGGTATTCCAGAGAAAAATGAAGATGTTTTAATAGATAATTTTAAGTTTACTATTGAGGAAGTATCCTCAACAAAAATAGATATTGTAAGGTTAAAAATCCTCGATGTAGATTAA